The Lytechinus variegatus isolate NC3 chromosome 1, Lvar_3.0, whole genome shotgun sequence nucleotide sequence GAACAATATCATTTTCCGGCATCAGATTTCATTTCCGCTGCAAAATCAAGGGTAAAGTGATTTTTACCCCTCCCGCTTCAGATgcaaagtgaaaatgaaaatgctcAGCTAACACGCATTGGTGTTACCTATGCCATGATTTTGTTAAGGATTACATGACAAAAGATAATGATGAGTTTTACAAtgccccccacacacacacacacataaacacACCTTCCCCCAGCAAAATagaagaataataataagacaAATGATTCTACACATGTGGGTAAGACAAAGTTCGAGATTtgatgtcatcaatttcatCTAACTTATGTTAGCCCACACTAATAGCGCATGGGAATCGATGAAACCTACTCCAAACAGACCGATGTTGCGTCATTCGAAATAACGCAACAGTTTTCGATGTTTCCTTCGCATCACTGCGacgcaaaacaaaaaaaaaatctacacgGAATCTCATGTGTGTACGACACAACAGCCATAAACCAAGACGCACATACGCCTCCATTCGTCACTGCAGAATCTTTCAACGCAAAGCGACATTTGTTCCTTACGTATCTCACACGTTGTGAAAGGAAACGCATCTCGTTTCTAAAGTTTGAGTCATCAAATTAACGCACCCCGTTCCACTTCTAGAAGCGGAAGAAGTCACTACCGTCCTGACCTTTCAAAGTAAggtcgttgccatggtaacttgATCTTTCTAATATCCACCCTGTTAGAATGATGATAGACTTTTGGGTGGATATTTAATTCATGTCAGGTTGTTGCCAcaaaatgaataacaatataTCTTCTTAAAAAGAGTAAATGTCAACAAATTAATATTGACACAGTAAAACCCCACATGAATCACAAGACGTCGTACATGTATcgcattttaacaaaatagtattCGAGTTGTAGATCCTTTCCACATCTGAATCAGACATAATTATTCATATGGAAGTTTCACATTCTTGAGGCACAGTCCTTGAGGTACAGTCGGTTTGTCCTCTGACATGTCCGATCAATATCCTACACATCCAGCATCAATGCAAACATATCAAAACAGCCAACCATTTTTTTCATCGACAAGGATTTACACGGGTCATCACCAACCCACCAGGTAGCcagaatggtaaaaaaatatataatctaATTTGCAAGCTGTCCAATCTACACAGTTTCCCATTACACTTGTATGATCCTAATATTAAGACTGCGCCTCGGGGGAAAACAACGTGAGATGAAACGTAGAGGATATGATAAGAGATGTCTTCATAAAGTATCTTACCCACGGGGTCTTTATTGTGAACAATAGTAAAGGTTCTTGTATTTAACGAGCCACTGCTTTTTTATGTAGTTCTCAAAAAAAATCGATAAAACTATAATCTTCTCCTTTTGGTCTAGTACTTTCAtggagtaggtccatggtactATCAACATGACCAATAGATCTTCCATACGCATTGTTTTCTCTGACAGGCCTATATGGTCTCGTAGGATTAAGCCTGCATCTCATTTTATTTCCCCTATTTCATCATTTAGCATTAACTTCGTATATCGTGTTCGCAATTTCCCCTAGGCGCTCCATCTTGTTCAATCCCGACACCATTTACTGACTTATTAACCGATAGGATGACATGCTATTGATTAACGCGGTACTTGAAGGATGATAATGACCAGATGTTAGCATGCAGATGGACCATTCATCACCATGCCGGCTTCTTAAAAAGGTCCTGtctttgaaatatataacatgTAAGGAAGGACCTTGCACTTCACAACCAGCACTTCGAGATTTCGGGGAGATCTTTGTATTGCTCCAAGATACAAGATGTCATGGTTGATTGCGGCAAACCATTGGCTAAACAACATATCCCTATCTTTTGGTTATTATTTTAAATCACACCAGGGTGAGGTGGCAAGGAGTAAGGTTTAATATTGAAAGGACATTGTTACATTACCTTTATTATAATTTGCGAATTTGTTTTCAGATCATTAGATAATGGTTCATACATTCAtttaaatataatgaaaagattatgaTATCTTAATCGAATTTCAACCCCAAACCCTCAAACCACATATCCctgagggattttttttcttcaaataagtATGTTTTTAAAGGAGACAACTACGGGAtgcattttactctatttaaaCATGAACATGGATTGGGATCCACAAGATGAATTGGTCATGAAAACGGTAACAAAGCaggcagcacccccccccccccctcttgacaGCAGACATCAATGACCTCAGGATTGCATAGGTGACAACCCCACATACCGACAAagcatatcatcatcatcatcatgggaAACTTACCCTGCCTCCCAGGCCTTGTACATGTGATTTGCCTGAGCTGGTAGGCTGCTGGGTAACCGAACGATGTGCCGCTGGCAAACCCGTAAACGATGGCCATGAAACGAACATCCTTCTCATAATTTGTTAGAATGTTTCGGATGTTATCAAGAGGAATGGTCCTGGATAAGAGATCAATAATAGGCAAGGCAACAAATTATACATTCCATAAATGCAAAATACTGAAGTGTGTCGACCTaatgaacaataaaaacatatatcattttttattagtttTCTTGATCATCAATCcgacaattaaaaaaagtagcCTTAAGCATATCTTTGGAAAGATGGTTTTGACTCTACACATATTTCCAAACGGCTAGGTCTGGGACCGtttcatttttaatcaattagGTAAAAACTACTAGTTAGAAACTACTACTAGTAacgaatataaaataaatgaatatctaATTATATGTGGCTTATTCATATATGTTTCTTACAAACACTTCCTAAGTAATACCGTAACAAATTACTTACGAGTCGGCTGTGAAAGTTGAAGAGATACCAGTGCCTGGGATACCTTGGTCGGGTTCAAATGACGATTTTCCATTGAGACTCATGGTGAAAAGAGCTGGTGAGGTAAAGGAAACTCCAGCGAACATGTTGAGCATGTCTGTACCTGATTGATTGAAAGAACCAAAGGTAATCTCCTTCTGCATGTACTGCTCGACAGGTGGGATGAGGGTCATGAAGGGATCTCCATTATTATCCTTCTGCATTCCCTTGGCGTACTGGACAACCATGATGGGTTTATCTGATTGCAGAGTGGTCTTCAGTGAAGCTGGCTGATTGAATTCCCTGAAGCTGCCTTCGAACTGAAGCTGGACGTTATTTCCCATAATGTGTACTGTGGTTGATGGACGACCAGCGATAATCCTGAAGATGAATCCACCAGATCTGTTAGAGAAGGGCAGAAGGGTAAATCGCTTGCCCCAAGTGTTGAATGGGGGTAGGTGCTCTACGAGATGGTCACACCGGTATACTTGGGTTGGGACGAGAGTGCAAGAAGCTCCAGACATGACGCTGATGGGCTTGGTGGATGTAATCCTGGTTCCTGTAAGATCTTCCTGGCTCTGAAACTGGATGGACTGATACTTTCCAACATTGACGGTCAGGGTTTGCCCTTTGCTGTACCATTGTGAGTTGTGTTGAAGCCTGGCCTGAAGAACGATCTTCACGGTTGTATCGGGCTGGATGCCTGTGATCAAGAACTGTGACATCTCAATGGGCACCGGGTCGTAAGATGCCACAAAATACTCTTCACCAAGACCATGCGTTGGGATAGCCAAGAAGGCATCGTTTGTCATGGTGAGCGAATTGAGGCCATGAACTGATATATCCTTGGTTGCTCTTACGATAAGCGTACCATTGACTGGCCCTGCCCCTCGAGCAGCAATATCTGGGTTAAGATCCACTTGCCTTACCTGCCAAAAGAAtgcattataataaaaaaaatgaatgtacaaTAAGAAGTTATTTTATACATCAATAAAGTTTCATTGTTTTGTCTATGTAGAATACAAATAAATCTAGGAAATGAATAAAGCTACCCTGTTTCTATTCTTGAAAAGCAACAGTCACTTGAATCATCAATCAGTATGCTTGTTGACTATTTCATCGGTATTGCCTAAGAATGTTGTCTATTTAAACACAGAAAGGTTACCTGTTTGTGTTGTAATTGCACCGTCTGTTGCCAATTGAAGTTTGGTGCTTCGACTTGAACCCTGGTA carries:
- the LOC121425028 gene encoding IgGFc-binding protein-like isoform X3, encoding MEGVFYLTIVLCAMLTTLSQAQPARPGPAPLDTTGKEFVFAFQSNFQNKRPDRLTLLLGANEPGLTRVQVEAPNFNWQQTVQLQHKQVRQVDLNPDIAARGAGPVNGTLIVRATKDISVHGLNSLTMTNDAFLAIPTHGLGEEYFVASYDPVPIEMSQFLITGIQPDTTVKIVLQARLQHNSQWYSKGQTLTVNVGKYQSIQFQSQEDLTGTRITSTKPISVMSGASCTLVPTQVYRCDHLVEHLPPFNTWGKRFTLLPFSNRSGGFIFRIIAGRPSTTVHIMGNNVQLQFEGSFREFNQPASLKTTLQSDKPIMVVQYAKGMQKDNNGDPFMTLIPPVEQYMQKEITFGSFNQSGTDMLNMFAGVSFTSPALFTMSLNGKSSFEPDQGIPGTGISSTFTADSTIPLDNIRNILTNYEKDVRFMAIVYGFASGTSFGYPAAYQLRQITCTRPGRQGPEAEFECPDSHRRPRPTAPVVPVGPGSGGELGTEGCTSKGVVVLAAILPALIVFIIMVIILVFVLYRLRRKL
- the LOC121425028 gene encoding IgGFc-binding protein-like isoform X1; translated protein: MEGVFYLTIVLCAMLTTLSQAQPARPGPAPLDTTGKEFVFAFQSNFQNKRPDRLTLLLGANEPGLTRVQVEAPNFNWQQTVQLQHKQVRQVDLNPDIAARGAGPVNGTLIVRATKDISVHGLNSLTMTNDAFLAIPTHGLGEEYFVASYDPVPIEMSQFLITGIQPDTTVKIVLQARLQHNSQWYSKGQTLTVNVGKYQSIQFQSQEDLTGTRITSTKPISVMSGASCTLVPTQVYRCDHLVEHLPPFNTWGKRFTLLPFSNRSGGFIFRIIAGRPSTTVHIMGNNVQLQFEGSFREFNQPASLKTTLQSDKPIMVVQYAKGMQKDNNGDPFMTLIPPVEQYMQKEITFGSFNQSGTDMLNMFAGVSFTSPALFTMSLNGKSSFEPDQGIPGTGISSTFTADSTIPLDNIRNILTNYEKDVRFMAIVYGFASGTSFGYPAAYQLRQITCTRPGRQGPEAEFECPDSHRRPRPTAPVVPVGPGSGGELGTEGCTSKGVVVLAAILPALIVFIIMVIILVFVLYRTPSTPELQKFKMFFRVNPRERTISRCSFVRNGSL
- the LOC121425028 gene encoding IgGFc-binding protein-like isoform X2, with the translated sequence MEGVFYLTIVLCAMLTTLSQAQPARPGPAPLDTTGKEFVFAFQSNFQNKRPDRLTLLLGANEPGLTRVQVEAPNFNWQQTVQLQHKQVRQVDLNPDIAARGAGPVNGTLIVRATKDISVHGLNSLTMTNDAFLAIPTHGLGEEYFVASYDPVPIEMSQFLITGIQPDTTVKIVLQARLQHNSQWYSKGQTLTVNVGKYQSIQFQSQEDLTGTRITSTKPISVMSGASCTLVPTQVYRCDHLVEHLPPFNTWGKRFTLLPFSNRSGGFIFRIIAGRPSTTVHIMGNNVQLQFEGSFREFNQPASLKTTLQSDKPIMVVQYAKGMQKDNNGDPFMTLIPPVEQYMQKEITFGSFNQSGTDMLNMFAGVSFTSPALFTMSLNGKSSFEPDQGIPGTGISSTFTADSTIPLDNIRNILTNYEKDVRFMAIVYGFASGTSFGYPAAYQLRQITCTRPGRQGPEAEFECPDSHRRPRPTAPVVPVGPGSGGELGTEGCTSKGVVVLAAILPALIVFIIMVIILVFVLYRGGLYKNF